A genomic segment from Glycine soja cultivar W05 chromosome 20, ASM419377v2, whole genome shotgun sequence encodes:
- the LOC114402506 gene encoding truncated transcription factor CAULIFLOWER A-like isoform X1: protein MGRGKVVLERIQNKINRQVTFSKRRNGLLKKAFELSVLCDAEIALIIFSSRGKLFQYSSTDINRIIDKYRQCCFNMSQTGDVTEHQSEQCLYQELLILRVKHESLQRTQRNLLGEELEPLSMKELHSLEKQLDRTLGQARKHLTQKLISRIDELHGKVHNLEQVNKHLESQERGKCTQTCEGSANSHIRLQDAQVNQFESETTGYIFCCSSFRLQQEQTTASKGKESSHNINILRL, encoded by the exons ATGGGAAGAGGTAAGGTGGTTCTGGAGAGAATACAGAATAAGATCAATCGCCAAGTAACCTTCTCAAAGCGCAGAAATGGTTTGCTGAAGAAAGCCTTCGAGCTATCTGTGCTATGCGATGCTGAAATCGCTCTTATCATCTTCTCCAGCCGTGGCAAGCTTTTTCAATACAGTAGCACTGA CATTAACAGAATCATTGATAAGTATCGTCAATGCTGCTTCAACATGTCTCAGACTGGCGACGTAACTGAACATCAATCGGAGCAG TGCTTATACCAGGAGCTTTTGATATTAAGAGTCAAGCATGAATCACTCCAGCGGActcaaag GAATCTTCTGGGAGAAGAACTAGAGCCACTTAGCATGAAAGAATTGCATAGTTTAGAGAAACAGCTGGATAGAACGCTTGGACAAGCTCGGAAGCACCTA ACGCAGAAGCTGATATCACGAATTGACGAATTACATGGAAAG GTGCACAACCTGGAGCAGGTTAACAAGCATTTGGAATCTCAG GAAAGAGGTAAATGCACCCAGACTTGTGAAGGTTCTGCTAATAGTCATATTCGGCTGCAAGATGCACAAGTCAATCAATTTGAATCTGAAACAACAGG atatattttttgttgcaGTTCGTTTCGGCTTCAGCAAGAGCAGACT
- the LOC114402506 gene encoding truncated transcription factor CAULIFLOWER A-like isoform X2 produces MGRGKVVLERIQNKINRQVTFSKRRNGLLKKAFELSVLCDAEIALIIFSSRGKLFQYSSTDINRIIDKYRQCCFNMSQTGDVTEHQSEQCLYQELLILRVKHESLQRTQRNLLGEELEPLSMKELHSLEKQLDRTLGQARKHLTQKLISRIDELHGKVHNLEQVNKHLESQERGKCTQTCEGSANSHIRLQDAQVNQFESETTGSFRLQQEQTTASKGKESSHNINILRL; encoded by the exons ATGGGAAGAGGTAAGGTGGTTCTGGAGAGAATACAGAATAAGATCAATCGCCAAGTAACCTTCTCAAAGCGCAGAAATGGTTTGCTGAAGAAAGCCTTCGAGCTATCTGTGCTATGCGATGCTGAAATCGCTCTTATCATCTTCTCCAGCCGTGGCAAGCTTTTTCAATACAGTAGCACTGA CATTAACAGAATCATTGATAAGTATCGTCAATGCTGCTTCAACATGTCTCAGACTGGCGACGTAACTGAACATCAATCGGAGCAG TGCTTATACCAGGAGCTTTTGATATTAAGAGTCAAGCATGAATCACTCCAGCGGActcaaag GAATCTTCTGGGAGAAGAACTAGAGCCACTTAGCATGAAAGAATTGCATAGTTTAGAGAAACAGCTGGATAGAACGCTTGGACAAGCTCGGAAGCACCTA ACGCAGAAGCTGATATCACGAATTGACGAATTACATGGAAAG GTGCACAACCTGGAGCAGGTTAACAAGCATTTGGAATCTCAG GAAAGAGGTAAATGCACCCAGACTTGTGAAGGTTCTGCTAATAGTCATATTCGGCTGCAAGATGCACAAGTCAATCAATTTGAATCTGAAACAACAGG TTCGTTTCGGCTTCAGCAAGAGCAGACT